One window of Bacillus sp. FJAT-45350 genomic DNA carries:
- a CDS encoding MDR family MFS transporter: MPKALWLLIIGMIMNVTGISFIWPMNTIYLHQHLGQPLTVAGLVLMANAGAGVIGNLVGGTLFDRIGGYKTMIIGICITVASAFILAFYHSFLYYIVLLVGIGLGSGITFPAIYALAGSVWPEGGRKAFNAMYVAQNVGVALGTALAGIVASFRFDYIFFANGIMYILFLFLVIFGFRKMGASASNQGATTNVFEQSDVLKYRKRFIALLIMCVGYLVCWIGYVQWQSTISVHTQNLGITLSQYSILWTINGAMIVLAQPIIAFFIRKWVHTLKAQIMTGLGIFICSFYIVAQAETFTIFIVAMVVLTIGEMFVWPAIPTIAHQLAPEGKAGFYQGIVNSVATGGRMIGPFLGGVLADLYGMSILFYFLMGFFLIAFITTATYDRILKNNTESGDERVMQT; this comes from the coding sequence ATGCCAAAAGCATTGTGGTTATTAATTATTGGTATGATCATGAATGTCACGGGGATATCCTTTATTTGGCCGATGAATACGATTTATCTTCATCAGCACCTTGGTCAGCCTTTGACGGTTGCTGGCTTGGTGTTAATGGCGAATGCGGGAGCCGGTGTGATAGGGAATTTAGTTGGTGGAACACTTTTTGACCGTATAGGTGGTTATAAAACAATGATTATCGGCATTTGCATCACTGTAGCAAGTGCTTTTATATTGGCCTTTTATCATTCATTTCTTTATTATATTGTGTTATTAGTAGGGATTGGATTAGGTTCAGGAATTACATTTCCAGCGATTTATGCATTAGCTGGTTCGGTTTGGCCAGAAGGAGGAAGAAAGGCATTTAATGCAATGTATGTGGCACAAAATGTAGGAGTAGCCTTAGGGACAGCTCTTGCTGGGATTGTCGCTTCATTCCGTTTTGATTATATCTTTTTTGCAAATGGAATTATGTATATTCTTTTTCTTTTTCTTGTGATATTTGGATTTCGTAAGATGGGGGCTTCAGCTAGTAATCAGGGAGCAACAACGAATGTCTTTGAACAGTCAGACGTTCTTAAATATAGAAAGAGATTTATTGCCTTGTTAATTATGTGTGTAGGGTATTTGGTATGCTGGATTGGCTATGTTCAATGGCAATCTACTATTTCTGTCCATACACAAAATCTAGGAATTACGCTAAGTCAATATAGTATTTTATGGACGATAAATGGTGCGATGATTGTTCTAGCTCAGCCGATAATTGCATTTTTTATAAGAAAATGGGTTCATACATTAAAGGCACAAATCATGACGGGCTTGGGAATATTCATTTGCTCATTTTATATTGTAGCGCAGGCAGAAACCTTCACCATTTTTATTGTAGCAATGGTCGTGTTAACAATTGGAGAAATGTTTGTCTGGCCAGCAATTCCGACGATTGCTCATCAGCTTGCACCCGAAGGTAAAGCAGGCTTTTATCAAGGGATTGTCAATAGTGTCGCTACTGGTGGAAGAATGATTGGACCATTTTTAGGTGGGGTACTAGCTGACCTTTATGGAATGTCTATTCTTTTCTATTTCTTAATGGGCTTTTTCCTAATTGCTTTTATTACGACAGCTACTTATGACCGAATTCTTAAAAATAATACAGAATCTGGCGATGAGAGGGTTATGCAGACGTAG
- a CDS encoding gamma carbonic anhydrase — translation MIYPYGGKTPVIAESAFIADYATVTGDVTIGEESSVWFNTVIRGDVSPTIIGDRVNIQDNSIVHQSPRCSMIIEDDVTVGHQVILHSCTLKKNSLIGMGSIVLDGAEVGEGAFIGAGSLVPQGKKIPPNSLAFGRPAKVVRELNDEDRKDMARIRREYVEKGQWYKSLQKK, via the coding sequence ATGATTTACCCTTACGGAGGAAAGACACCTGTCATTGCAGAAAGTGCCTTTATTGCTGATTACGCTACTGTAACAGGAGATGTCACCATTGGCGAAGAGTCGAGCGTGTGGTTCAACACTGTGATTCGTGGAGATGTATCCCCAACAATAATAGGAGACCGCGTAAATATTCAAGATAACTCAATCGTTCATCAAAGCCCACGATGTTCGATGATCATCGAAGACGACGTCACTGTCGGACATCAAGTAATCCTACATAGCTGTACTCTAAAGAAAAATAGTCTCATTGGTATGGGCTCTATCGTATTAGACGGAGCAGAAGTTGGTGAAGGAGCCTTTATCGGAGCAGGAAGTCTAGTACCACAAGGTAAGAAAATTCCACCAAACTCCCTTGCCTTCGGAAGACCTGCCAAAGTCGTTAGAGAATTAAACGACGAAGACCGAAAAGACATGGCAAGAATCAGACGAGAATATGTGGAGAAGGGGCAGTGGTATAAGAGCCTTCAGAAGAAATAA
- the metK gene encoding methionine adenosyltransferase, which produces MEKKRSRRLFTSESVTEGHPDKICDQISDAILDEILRNDPNARVACETSVTTGLVLVAGEITTSTYVDIPKIVRETVKDIGYTRAKYGFDSETCAVLTSIDEQSADIAQGVDKALEAREGQMSDEEIDAIGAGDQGLMFGYANNETDELMPLPISLAHKISRRLAEVRKEDILPYLRPDGKTQVTVEYDEDGEPVRVETIVVSTQHHPEISLEQIQRNIKEHVIHPVVPSHLIDENTKYFINPTGRFVIGGPQGDAGLTGRKIIVDTYGGYARHGGGAFSGKDPTKVDRSAAYAARYVAKNIVAAGLADKCEVQLAYAIGVAQPVSISIDTFETGKVSEEVLVEVVRNNFDLRPAGIIKMLDLRRPIYKQTAAYGHFGRTDVELPWEQTDKAKALREQALS; this is translated from the coding sequence ATGGAAAAGAAAAGAAGTCGACGTTTATTTACATCAGAGTCAGTAACTGAGGGTCACCCGGATAAAATTTGTGACCAAATTTCAGATGCGATACTTGATGAAATTTTGAGAAATGACCCGAATGCTCGTGTTGCTTGTGAAACATCTGTAACTACAGGACTTGTTCTTGTTGCTGGTGAGATTACAACGAGTACATATGTGGACATCCCGAAAATCGTACGTGAAACAGTAAAGGATATTGGCTATACACGTGCAAAGTATGGATTTGATTCAGAGACTTGTGCGGTATTAACGTCAATTGATGAGCAATCAGCTGATATTGCACAAGGTGTTGATAAAGCATTAGAAGCGCGTGAAGGACAAATGTCAGACGAAGAAATAGATGCTATCGGTGCAGGTGATCAGGGGTTAATGTTTGGTTATGCAAATAATGAAACAGATGAGTTAATGCCGTTACCGATTTCATTAGCACACAAAATCTCCCGTCGTTTAGCCGAGGTACGTAAAGAGGATATTCTTCCGTATCTTCGCCCTGATGGAAAAACGCAAGTGACTGTTGAATACGATGAAGACGGGGAGCCTGTTCGTGTAGAAACAATCGTTGTTTCTACACAACATCATCCAGAAATCTCATTAGAGCAGATTCAACGTAATATTAAAGAACATGTAATTCATCCTGTTGTTCCTTCTCATTTAATTGACGAGAACACAAAATACTTTATTAATCCAACTGGTCGTTTTGTTATCGGTGGACCTCAAGGGGATGCTGGTCTAACAGGACGTAAAATTATTGTTGATACGTATGGCGGTTATGCTCGTCATGGCGGCGGTGCATTCTCTGGTAAGGATCCTACAAAAGTGGACCGCTCAGCAGCGTATGCAGCACGTTATGTAGCGAAAAACATCGTTGCAGCTGGACTGGCAGATAAGTGTGAAGTACAGCTTGCGTATGCTATTGGTGTAGCGCAACCAGTATCAATTTCAATTGATACATTTGAAACAGGAAAGGTTTCTGAGGAAGTATTAGTAGAAGTTGTTCGTAATAACTTTGACTTACGTCCCGCAGGAATCATTAAAATGCTAGACTTACGGCGTCCGATTTACAAGCAAACAGCAGCATACGGACACTTTGGTCGAACTGATGTTGAACTTCCATGGGAACAAACAGATAAAGCAAAAGCATTGAGAGAGCAAGCGCTATCTTAA
- a CDS encoding tetraprenyl-beta-curcumene synthase family protein, translated as MGVPTQPWTLMFSVYKKVIPKVHHYLDSWKEKASQIPNEELRTQALDSIEKKTFHCEGGGIYGLLGEENIDQVIRFIVAYQTISDYLDNLCDRSTSLDPVDFRALHESLLHALTPGAEPANYYRYREEQDDAGYLQSLVRTCQEVLESLPAYEIISEGLHELAGYYCDLQVYKHVKKEDRVPLLEEWFEKHKESVPEMSWYEFSACAGSTLGVFCLVAYATDKGLSLDTAKRVKEGYFPWVQGLHILLDYFIDQEEDRIGGDLNFCFYYESEDEMIRRFRHFAKQAEESIEKLPNQKFHYLINRGLTAIYLADEKVQKQKRVKETAKKMIRFGGVPTIFFYLNSWIFRRL; from the coding sequence TTGGGAGTTCCTACTCAACCGTGGACATTGATGTTCAGTGTATACAAAAAAGTCATTCCAAAGGTACATCATTATTTAGATAGTTGGAAGGAAAAGGCTAGTCAAATTCCAAATGAAGAATTAAGAACACAAGCGCTAGATAGCATAGAGAAGAAAACCTTTCATTGTGAAGGTGGGGGAATCTATGGATTACTTGGTGAGGAGAACATCGACCAGGTCATTCGCTTCATAGTTGCATACCAAACGATTAGTGACTATTTAGATAACCTTTGTGATCGGAGCACGTCGCTTGATCCCGTTGATTTTAGAGCATTACATGAATCGTTGCTTCACGCATTAACCCCAGGAGCAGAACCGGCTAATTATTACCGGTATCGTGAGGAACAAGACGATGCCGGCTATTTACAATCTCTCGTACGTACATGCCAGGAAGTATTAGAGAGCCTTCCTGCTTATGAAATAATATCTGAGGGGCTTCATGAACTAGCAGGTTATTATTGTGATTTACAAGTGTATAAGCATGTAAAAAAAGAAGACCGTGTACCGCTACTTGAAGAGTGGTTTGAAAAGCATAAAGAAAGCGTACCTGAAATGTCATGGTATGAGTTTTCTGCTTGTGCAGGTTCTACATTAGGTGTTTTTTGCCTAGTTGCTTATGCAACGGATAAGGGATTGTCTTTAGACACAGCAAAAAGGGTAAAAGAGGGATATTTTCCGTGGGTTCAAGGATTACATATTTTATTAGACTATTTCATAGATCAAGAGGAAGACCGCATTGGTGGAGATTTAAACTTTTGTTTTTATTATGAAAGTGAAGATGAAATGATTCGACGTTTTCGTCATTTTGCAAAACAGGCAGAAGAAAGCATTGAAAAATTACCTAATCAAAAGTTTCATTATCTTATAAATAGAGGACTAACAGCTATTTATTTGGCAGACGAAAAAGTTCAGAAACAAAAGAGAGTGAAGGAAACCGCAAAGAAAATGATTCGGTTTGGCGGTGTACCGACTATTTTCTTCTACTTAAATAGTTGGATATTTCGAAGGTTATAG
- a CDS encoding HpcH/HpaI aldolase/citrate lyase family protein: MPDVSMYDIATVSAVVSALVTVFGNAFNIPKKY; encoded by the coding sequence GTGCCTGACGTATCAATGTATGATATTGCTACGGTTTCAGCAGTAGTTTCAGCGTTAGTGACTGTGTTTGGAAACGCCTTTAATATCCCTAAAAAATATTAA
- the leuS gene encoding leucine--tRNA ligase, which produces MSFSHLDIEKKWQQYWEENKTFKTEEEGDKPKFYALDMFPYPSGAGLHVGHPEGYTATDILSRMKRMQGYNVLHPMGWDAFGLPAEQFALDTGKHPNEFTQTNIDNFRRQIKALGFSYDWDREVNTTDTNYYKWTQWIFLQLYNKGLAYVDEVAVNWCPALGTVLANEEVIDGKSERGGHPVERRPMKQWMLRITAYADRLLEDLEELDWPESIKDMQRNWIGRSEGAEVTFSLDGYKETVTVFTTRPDTLFGATYMVLAPEHKFVESITTSEQKEAVAAYQEKVATKSDLERTELSKEKTGVFTGAYAINPVNGEKLPIWIADYVLVSYGTGAIMAVPAHDERDYEFAKAFDLPIKEVVSGGSVEEEAYTGDGELVNSDFLNGLNKGQAIAKMIEWLEQNEKGKKQITYRLRDWLFSRQRYWGEPIPIIHYEDGTMEPVAEEDLPLILPEMQEIRPSGTGESPLANAKDWLEVVDPKTGRKGRRETNTMPQWAGSCWYYLRYIDPNNDKALADPELIKRWLPVDIYIGGAEHAVLHLLYARFWHKVLYDLGVVPTKEPFQRLFNQGMILGENNEKMSKSKGNVVNPDDIVSSHGADTLRLYEMFMGPLDASIAWSENGLDGARRFLDRVWRLFINEETGELKDSVQDVQEDTLARVYHQTVKKVSDDYEGYRFNVGISQLMVFINEAYKQETLPKEYVEGFVKLLSPVAPHVAEELWNKLGHASTLAYEAWPTFDETFLVENEVEIVVQINGKVRAKIVIPTDATKEQMEEIALADDRIKEEIEGKTIRKVIAVPGKLVNIVAN; this is translated from the coding sequence ATGTCATTTTCACATTTAGATATTGAAAAAAAGTGGCAGCAGTATTGGGAGGAAAACAAGACCTTTAAAACTGAAGAAGAAGGGGATAAGCCAAAATTTTATGCCCTTGATATGTTCCCGTATCCATCAGGAGCTGGTTTACATGTTGGTCACCCTGAAGGCTATACTGCTACAGATATTTTATCACGTATGAAACGTATGCAAGGATATAATGTTCTTCATCCAATGGGATGGGATGCATTTGGTTTGCCTGCTGAGCAATTTGCGTTAGACACAGGAAAGCATCCGAATGAATTTACACAAACGAATATTGATAACTTCCGTCGTCAAATTAAAGCATTAGGGTTCTCATATGATTGGGATCGTGAAGTGAATACAACGGATACTAATTATTATAAATGGACACAATGGATTTTCTTACAGCTGTACAATAAAGGATTAGCCTATGTTGATGAGGTAGCAGTAAACTGGTGTCCAGCTCTTGGAACGGTACTTGCTAATGAAGAGGTTATTGATGGAAAAAGTGAACGTGGTGGACATCCTGTAGAGCGCCGTCCAATGAAGCAATGGATGCTAAGGATTACTGCATATGCAGATCGTTTATTAGAAGATTTAGAAGAACTTGATTGGCCAGAAAGCATTAAAGATATGCAAAGAAACTGGATTGGACGTTCTGAAGGGGCTGAAGTAACGTTTAGTCTTGATGGTTATAAAGAGACAGTGACAGTTTTCACTACTAGACCAGATACACTATTTGGTGCTACATATATGGTTCTTGCACCTGAACATAAATTTGTTGAATCAATCACAACGTCTGAGCAAAAAGAGGCAGTGGCTGCTTATCAAGAAAAAGTAGCGACGAAGAGTGATTTAGAAAGAACGGAATTATCGAAAGAAAAAACAGGTGTGTTCACAGGGGCATATGCAATTAATCCAGTTAATGGTGAAAAGTTACCAATTTGGATTGCCGATTATGTTTTAGTAAGCTACGGAACTGGTGCAATTATGGCAGTTCCTGCACATGACGAGCGTGACTATGAGTTTGCGAAAGCATTTGATTTACCGATTAAAGAGGTAGTTTCAGGTGGAAGTGTAGAAGAAGAAGCTTACACTGGCGATGGTGAGCTAGTGAATTCTGACTTCTTAAATGGTTTAAACAAAGGACAAGCTATTGCCAAAATGATTGAGTGGCTAGAGCAGAATGAAAAAGGGAAGAAGCAAATTACGTACCGTTTACGTGACTGGTTATTCAGCCGTCAGCGTTATTGGGGTGAGCCGATTCCAATTATCCATTATGAAGATGGAACAATGGAGCCTGTAGCAGAAGAAGATCTACCTTTAATTCTTCCTGAGATGCAGGAAATCCGTCCATCAGGCACAGGAGAATCCCCTTTAGCAAATGCGAAAGATTGGTTAGAAGTTGTTGATCCGAAAACAGGAAGAAAAGGACGTCGTGAAACGAATACTATGCCACAGTGGGCTGGTAGCTGCTGGTACTATTTACGCTATATTGACCCGAACAATGACAAGGCACTTGCAGATCCTGAATTAATCAAGCGCTGGTTACCTGTGGATATCTACATTGGTGGAGCAGAGCATGCGGTATTACACTTGCTATACGCACGTTTTTGGCACAAGGTTCTTTACGATTTAGGTGTTGTACCAACGAAAGAGCCATTCCAACGTCTATTTAATCAAGGGATGATTCTCGGTGAGAACAATGAGAAGATGAGTAAATCAAAAGGAAACGTAGTAAATCCTGATGATATCGTTTCAAGTCATGGTGCAGATACGCTACGCCTTTATGAAATGTTCATGGGACCATTAGATGCTTCTATTGCTTGGTCAGAAAATGGCTTAGATGGAGCACGTCGTTTCTTAGATCGTGTTTGGCGTTTATTCATTAACGAAGAAACTGGAGAGCTTAAAGACTCAGTTCAGGATGTACAAGAAGATACATTAGCTCGTGTGTACCATCAGACAGTTAAAAAGGTTAGTGATGATTACGAAGGATACAGATTCAATGTTGGTATTTCTCAATTGATGGTATTTATAAACGAAGCTTATAAGCAAGAGACACTACCAAAGGAATATGTTGAGGGCTTTGTGAAGCTATTATCTCCAGTTGCGCCACACGTAGCTGAAGAGCTATGGAACAAGCTTGGTCACGCATCAACGTTAGCATATGAAGCTTGGCCTACGTTTGATGAAACATTCCTTGTGGAAAACGAGGTTGAAATTGTAGTCCAAATTAACGGTAAGGTTCGAGCAAAAATTGTGATTCCAACAGATGCAACTAAAGAGCAAATGGAAGAAATCGCACTAGCAGATGACCGTATTAAAGAAGAAATTGAAGGAAAAACGATACGTAAAGTCATTGCTGTACCAGGTAAGCTGGTGAATATTGTCGCAAATTAA
- the ltaE gene encoding low-specificity L-threonine aldolase — protein sequence MIDLRSDTVTKPTTEMRQAMFSAEVGDDVYREDPTIIKLEETAAQLLGKESALFVTSGTQGNQLAVLAHCDPGQEIIIDEDAHIVYYEGAAISALAGVQPRTIKGNRGAIDPIKLKEMIRPNDIHFPETGLICIENTHNRGGGAVVPLSSMEAMYQVAVEHQVPLHLDGARLFNAAVACNQPISAFADYTDTVQVCLSKGLAAPVGSLLAGSNAFIEKARKWRKRLGGGWRQAGVLAAPGLIALTTMVDRLSEDHENAQRLANGFANIDGLSIENKVETNIVLVNVEQTTLTAEQFLSELKENGILAVAFGPYTIRFTTHYHIGKNEIDTAISNVANIIKNHK from the coding sequence ATTATCGATTTACGAAGTGATACAGTAACTAAACCGACAACTGAAATGAGACAGGCAATGTTTTCTGCTGAGGTTGGTGATGATGTTTACCGCGAAGACCCAACAATAATAAAGCTTGAAGAAACAGCAGCACAGTTGTTAGGAAAAGAATCTGCTTTATTTGTAACAAGTGGAACACAAGGGAATCAATTAGCTGTTCTAGCTCACTGCGACCCTGGACAAGAAATTATTATAGATGAAGATGCTCATATTGTTTATTACGAAGGTGCAGCCATTTCTGCTTTAGCTGGTGTGCAACCACGCACAATTAAAGGAAATAGAGGCGCTATAGATCCGATAAAATTAAAAGAAATGATTCGACCAAATGACATTCACTTCCCTGAGACAGGATTAATTTGTATCGAAAATACCCATAATCGTGGTGGTGGGGCAGTTGTTCCTCTTTCATCGATGGAAGCTATGTATCAAGTAGCCGTTGAACATCAAGTCCCTCTACACTTGGATGGAGCTAGACTATTTAATGCCGCAGTTGCTTGCAACCAGCCAATTTCAGCTTTTGCAGATTATACTGATACAGTTCAAGTCTGTTTATCAAAGGGACTTGCAGCACCTGTTGGTTCACTACTAGCTGGAAGTAATGCTTTTATTGAAAAAGCTCGTAAATGGAGAAAACGATTAGGTGGTGGCTGGCGCCAAGCTGGAGTACTTGCTGCACCTGGTCTTATTGCTTTAACAACAATGGTTGACCGTTTATCTGAGGACCATGAAAATGCACAAAGGCTAGCAAACGGTTTTGCTAATATTGATGGTTTATCAATTGAAAACAAAGTAGAAACAAATATTGTTCTAGTTAATGTAGAACAAACTACTCTAACAGCAGAACAGTTTCTATCTGAGCTAAAGGAAAATGGCATTCTAGCTGTCGCCTTTGGACCTTACACTATCCGATTTACAACGCACTATCACATAGGAAAAAATGAAATAGATACTGCAATATCAAACGTCGCTAACATTATTAAAAATCATAAATAA
- a CDS encoding class I SAM-dependent methyltransferase, whose amino-acid sequence MKLLGILPFARFLLEKSVGPGDIAVDCTAGNGHDTAFLATLTGKEGHVYSFDVQETAIVATKKRLEEQELDGQVTLFCKGHEELSQSIPEDDLKRIKGSIFNLGYLPGSDKTIVTQPTTTLSAINQLFEHMPKEGLIILVIYHGHDEGKLERDVVLDYVNNIDQKEAHVLQYKFTNQTNNPPFIVAIEKR is encoded by the coding sequence ATGAAGCTATTAGGCATTCTTCCTTTCGCACGCTTCTTACTTGAAAAATCTGTAGGCCCTGGTGATATTGCAGTTGATTGTACAGCAGGCAACGGTCACGACACTGCTTTCTTAGCTACTCTCACCGGTAAAGAAGGCCATGTCTACAGCTTTGACGTTCAAGAAACAGCTATAGTAGCAACAAAAAAAAGACTAGAAGAACAAGAGTTAGATGGACAAGTTACGTTATTTTGCAAAGGTCATGAAGAACTATCACAATCAATTCCCGAAGACGATTTAAAAAGAATAAAAGGATCTATTTTCAATCTTGGCTATTTACCTGGAAGCGATAAAACAATAGTTACTCAACCGACAACAACGCTGTCTGCCATCAATCAACTATTTGAACATATGCCAAAAGAAGGTTTGATTATTCTAGTTATTTATCATGGTCATGATGAAGGAAAGCTAGAACGAGATGTAGTTCTTGATTACGTCAATAATATAGACCAGAAGGAAGCACACGTTCTTCAGTATAAATTTACAAATCAAACGAACAATCCTCCATTTATTGTAGCAATCGAAAAGAGGTAA
- a CDS encoding alpha/beta hydrolase, protein MQTWSCSNPKATMIIVHGAGEHHRRYEWLAEQWNRQGVEVIMGDLPGQGKTRGKRGHIQSFKQYIDTVYSWYQEAEKSNLPIFILGHSMGGLVVIRTIIEKKLTNVSGVILSSPCLGLAKPPSKFVSIASKAFNYVAPSFSAPSNIRSQNTTRNEEVREQYSTDELRVRKVSIRWYQELLKAIRISHRETDKWNSNLPLLVLQAGDELVTDKNAAKQWFNTIESHEKIYKEWSGLYHELFNEPERNDVFTYAKGFVQQKL, encoded by the coding sequence ATGCAAACATGGTCGTGTAGTAATCCGAAAGCAACAATGATTATTGTACATGGAGCAGGAGAGCATCATCGCCGTTATGAATGGTTAGCGGAGCAATGGAATAGACAAGGTGTAGAAGTGATTATGGGTGATTTACCTGGACAAGGTAAGACAAGGGGAAAAAGGGGACATATACAGTCTTTTAAGCAATATATTGATACCGTTTATAGTTGGTATCAGGAGGCTGAGAAGTCTAATCTTCCTATCTTTATTCTTGGTCATAGTATGGGTGGTCTCGTAGTTATTAGAACAATAATCGAGAAGAAGTTAACTAATGTAAGTGGCGTTATTTTATCCTCTCCTTGTTTAGGGTTGGCGAAACCACCGTCAAAGTTTGTGTCCATTGCATCAAAGGCTTTTAATTATGTTGCTCCAAGCTTTAGTGCGCCATCGAATATTCGTTCACAAAATACAACGAGAAATGAAGAGGTTCGAGAACAATATTCAACAGATGAGTTAAGGGTCCGAAAGGTTTCTATTCGTTGGTATCAAGAATTACTAAAGGCTATTAGAATTAGTCATAGGGAAACAGATAAATGGAATTCAAACCTGCCATTATTAGTGCTGCAAGCAGGAGATGAACTAGTTACAGATAAAAATGCGGCAAAGCAATGGTTTAATACAATTGAATCACATGAAAAAATTTATAAAGAATGGTCAGGGCTATATCATGAGCTGTTTAATGAACCTGAGAGGAACGATGTTTTTACTTATGCAAAAGGGTTCGTTCAACAAAAGCTGTAA
- a CDS encoding TIGR01212 family radical SAM protein (This family includes YhcC from E. coli K-12, an uncharacterized radical SAM protein.), producing MSNQENLTPLLFGEKRYHSWNYHLRQQFGEKVFKIPLDGGFDCPNRDGNVASGGCTFCSERGSGDFAGDRRDDLITQFHTIKERMHKKWKTGKYIGYFQAYSNTYAPVEELKEMYELILEQDGVVGLSIATRPDCLPDDVVEYLAELNKRTYLWVELGLQTVHQQTADLINRAHDFQCYIDGVNKLRKHGIRVCSHIINGLPLETPEMMLETAKEVAKLDVQGIKIHLLHLMKKTPMVKQYEKGLLEFLDIETYINLVVDQLEILPPDIIIHRLTGDGPADLMIGPMWSLKKWDSLNGIEAELVRRNSWQGKHYKQVGVINK from the coding sequence ATGAGTAATCAAGAGAATTTAACACCTCTTCTCTTCGGTGAAAAGCGTTACCACTCTTGGAATTACCACTTACGCCAGCAATTCGGTGAGAAGGTATTTAAGATTCCACTTGATGGAGGATTTGACTGTCCAAACCGGGATGGGAATGTCGCAAGTGGAGGTTGTACATTTTGTAGTGAAAGAGGCTCTGGAGATTTTGCCGGGGATCGAAGAGATGATTTAATTACTCAATTCCATACGATTAAAGAAAGAATGCACAAAAAATGGAAAACCGGAAAATATATTGGCTATTTTCAAGCTTACAGTAATACGTATGCACCAGTAGAAGAGCTAAAGGAAATGTATGAGCTTATTTTAGAGCAAGATGGTGTTGTTGGACTATCGATTGCTACACGTCCTGACTGTCTTCCTGATGATGTTGTTGAATATTTAGCAGAACTGAATAAACGTACGTATCTATGGGTCGAATTAGGTCTTCAAACTGTCCATCAACAAACTGCAGACCTCATTAACCGCGCTCATGATTTTCAGTGTTATATTGATGGAGTAAACAAATTAAGAAAGCATGGCATCCGCGTTTGCTCTCATATTATCAACGGCTTACCGTTAGAAACTCCAGAAATGATGTTAGAAACTGCGAAGGAAGTAGCAAAACTAGATGTTCAAGGAATTAAAATTCATCTATTGCATTTAATGAAGAAAACTCCAATGGTAAAGCAGTATGAAAAAGGCCTGCTTGAGTTCTTAGATATAGAAACTTACATTAATCTTGTTGTCGACCAGTTAGAAATTTTACCACCTGACATAATTATTCATCGCTTAACTGGTGATGGACCTGCCGATTTAATGATAGGCCCTATGTGGAGCTTAAAAAAATGGGACTCTCTTAACGGAATTGAAGCAGAACTTGTCCGCCGTAATTCATGGCAAGGGAAACATTATAAACAAGTAGGTGTGATAAACAAATGA
- a CDS encoding beta-class carbonic anhydrase gives MSIIDSILEYNKSFVNEKKYEPYRTTKYPNKKLVVLTCMDTRLTTLLPQAMNLRNGDAKVIKNAGAVITHPFGSVMRSIIIAIYELKAEEVCIVGHHECGMAGLKPDSVLKKVKEKGISDETIHTLEFTGLDINSWLTGFTQVEESVEHSVLMVKEHPLLPNNIPVHGLVICPDTGKLDIVVDGYKNKEKADHR, from the coding sequence TTGTCCATTATCGATTCAATATTGGAATATAATAAATCATTTGTTAATGAGAAAAAATATGAGCCTTATCGAACAACAAAATACCCTAATAAAAAGCTAGTTGTCCTGACTTGTATGGATACTCGCCTAACAACACTTCTCCCTCAAGCAATGAATTTACGTAACGGAGATGCAAAGGTCATCAAAAATGCTGGGGCAGTCATTACTCATCCTTTCGGCAGTGTAATGAGAAGTATTATTATAGCTATCTATGAATTAAAGGCAGAAGAAGTCTGTATTGTCGGTCATCACGAGTGCGGAATGGCTGGATTAAAGCCTGATTCAGTACTAAAAAAAGTAAAAGAAAAAGGAATATCCGATGAAACTATTCACACTTTAGAATTTACAGGGCTAGATATAAATAGCTGGTTAACAGGGTTTACACAGGTAGAAGAAAGTGTTGAACATAGTGTACTTATGGTCAAAGAGCACCCACTTCTTCCAAATAACATTCCCGTACACGGTCTAGTCATTTGTCCAGATACAGGTAAACTTGATATAGTTGTAGATGGATATAAAAATAAAGAAAAGGCAGACCACCGATAG